GCGGCTTGGGCGGAGACGCTTTTCCGGACGCCATGTTCGCGACAACCCTGTCTAGAAGATCTCCTATTCCCAGGCCGTGCTGCGCCGAGATAGTTATGGGGTCGCCAAGTCCAAGAGAGTAGAAAACATACGCTTCATGTTCCTGGGCGGGGTTGTCCACTTTGTTTACCGCAAGCAGAACCTCGCATTTCAACTGCTTCAAACGCCGCGCCAGCCACTCGTCGTCGCACGTCACGCCCGTTCTCACGTCAACGACCATGATCACAACGTCCGCTTCTTGCGCGGCGAAGAACGCCTGCCGTTCAATGTCAGTTGAGAGGAAACCTTTCTCTATCCCCACTCCGCCAGTATCCGTGACGATAAACTCTTGGTCGAGCCACACAGCTGGCACGTACTTCCTATCACGCGTGACACCGGGTGTCGAGTCGACTATAGCGGTCATTCGCGCGGTTATTCTGTTGATAAGCGTGGATTTACCGACATTGGGTCTGCCGAGTATCGCAACCACAGGCAGGTCATTGATTCTCACGATCACGTCCCTTCCATTTCTATTGTTTTGAGAGCCTTAACCAGCGCTTCACCGTTGGCAGAAACAGACTCAACATTGACACCAGATTCACGGCTGACATCTGCGAGAGTTGTTCCATCTATAAACCTGAAGTCGTCATCGAGCGCTACGTCCGGCACGAGCGCCAGGCTTACGCCAGGCGCGCAGGACAGATTGCGCGCGACATCCTTTCCAGAAAGAAGGCCGCAAACGTTCACGCGAGAACCGAACAACGTATTTTCACATACGAGAAGACTGACCCCGGTCTCCTCAATGCCGATAAGCGCCAGCGCCCAGTAACCGATGGGAGTGGTGATCAATGTTACGCCGGCGCAAGCGCCGCGGCACAGCGGCATTTGCCGCGCGGCTTTCTTATATGATTCCATAAACTGGCGGACGATGCCTATGCCGTTCTCGCATTGCGGATACTCACCGTAACAGTCGGCTTCCGGCGGCGGCGTTCCCGCCATGAAATAAAACTCGTCCGCGGCGCCGATCCGCGCGGCGCCGAAATCAGGGCGCCACCTGTCAACCTGCTCGAGAACATCAGCGGATGACGCGGCGTCATATCCGTACGCGTCGGGGATTGCCTTTCTCCCGCCTGTGCTGATACCGACAGGCACGATTCCCACTGAGCTGACACCTGAATAACGGTCGAGCAGATCGTGAAGAGTCACATCCAGGCGCTTGCCATCGTTTACGCCTCTCACAAGCACTATCTGAATGTGAACTTTAATGGAAGCGTTCAACAACTCTTTCAGGATTTTCAAAGCGCGCGGAGCGTCACT
This portion of the Candidatus Anoxymicrobium japonicum genome encodes:
- a CDS encoding DUF512 domain-containing protein; translation: MRKSKCGPARVTCVEPGSPADLAGIRCGDNIWKIKGTRLRDIIDLRMALADDGTHRLEVERAGRRFATALNLLGHPPGLEFSDSIFDQVKTCGNNCIFCFVDQLPDGLRDSVYVKDDDYRLSFLGGNFITLTNMKRADVKRVVMDRLSPLYVSLHSTEPAVRKKLFGNSDAPRALKILKELLNASIKVHIQIVLVRGVNDGKRLDVTLHDLLDRYSGVSSVGIVPVGISTGGRKAIPDAYGYDAASSADVLEQVDRWRPDFGAARIGAADEFYFMAGTPPPEADCYGEYPQCENGIGIVRQFMESYKKAARQMPLCRGACAGVTLITTPIGYWALALIGIEETGVSLLVCENTLFGSRVNVCGLLSGKDVARNLSCAPGVSLALVPDVALDDDFRFIDGTTLADVSRESGVNVESVSANGEALVKALKTIEMEGT